Proteins encoded by one window of Cyanobium sp. NS01:
- the uvrA gene encoding excinuclease ABC subunit UvrA: MPRAKSAATATKLNEKAALQALQGGGTLEDVIRVRGARQHNLRNVDLTIPRNRLVVFTGVSGSGKSSLAFDTIFAEGQRRYVESLSAYARQFLGQVDKPDVDAIEGLSPAISIDQKSTSHNPRSTVGTVTEIQDYLRLLYGRAGEPHCPECDRSIRPQSIDEMVDQILALPEGTRYQLLAPVVRGKKGTHVKLLGGLVAEGFARVRINGEVRELADNIELDKNHAHHIEVVVDRLVAREGIEERLNDSLRTALKRGDGLALVEVVPKTGEELPDGVERERLYSENFACPVHGAVMEELSPRLFSFNSPYGACPDCHGIGHLRTFTAQRVIPDPSLPVYAAVAPWAEKDNAYYFSLLYSVGEAFGFEIKTPWNQLSEEQQTVLLHGSKEPIAIQADSRYRKAQAYERPFEGILPILERQLRDASGEAVRQKLEKYLELVPCASCHGLRLKPEALAVRVGPFRIHELTSSSVGESLRRIEQLMGVGESEGAEPLLSPRQIQIGDLVLREIRMRLKFLLDVGLDYLSLDRPAMTLSGGEAQRIRLATQIGAGLTGVLYVLDEPSIGLHQRDNDRLLATLLKLRDLGNTLIVVEHDEDTIRAADHLVDIGPGAGVHGGRIVAEGQLQDLLEAPDSLTGAYLSGRRAIPTPAERRQGGSRRIALVGCERNNLDGFCVDVPLGRLVCVTGVSGSGKSTLVNELLHPALEHKLGLKVPFPAGLAELRGIKAIDKVIVIDQSPIGRTPRSNPATYTGAFDPIRQVFAATVEAKARGYQVGQFSFNVKGGRCEACSGQGVNVIEMNFLPDVYVQCDVCKGARYNRETLQVTYKGHTIAEVLQMTVEQAAEVFSAIPQAADRLRTLVDVGLGYVKLGQPAPTLSGGEAQRVKLATELSRRATGKTLYLIDEPTTGLSFYDVHKLMEVMQRLVDKGNSILVIEHNLDVIRCADWVIDLGPEGGDRGGSIVVCGTPEQVAEHPTSHTGHYLRHVLAQHPAEARAACAGAA; encoded by the coding sequence ATGCCCCGTGCCAAGAGTGCCGCTACGGCCACCAAGCTGAACGAGAAGGCCGCACTCCAGGCGCTTCAGGGCGGCGGCACTCTGGAGGATGTGATCCGGGTGCGGGGCGCCCGCCAGCACAACCTCCGCAACGTCGATCTCACCATCCCGCGCAACCGCCTGGTGGTGTTCACCGGCGTGAGCGGCAGCGGCAAGAGCTCCCTGGCCTTCGACACGATCTTCGCCGAGGGCCAGCGCCGCTACGTGGAGAGCCTCTCCGCCTATGCCCGCCAGTTCCTGGGCCAGGTGGACAAGCCCGATGTGGATGCCATCGAGGGCCTGTCACCGGCGATCTCGATCGACCAGAAATCCACCAGCCACAACCCCCGCTCCACGGTGGGCACGGTCACCGAGATCCAGGACTACCTGCGTCTGCTCTACGGCCGCGCCGGCGAACCCCACTGCCCGGAGTGCGACCGCTCGATCCGGCCCCAGTCGATCGACGAGATGGTCGACCAGATCCTGGCCCTGCCTGAAGGCACCCGCTACCAGCTGCTGGCGCCGGTGGTGCGGGGCAAGAAGGGCACCCACGTGAAGTTGCTGGGGGGCCTGGTGGCCGAGGGCTTTGCCCGGGTGCGCATCAACGGCGAAGTGCGCGAGCTGGCCGACAACATCGAGCTCGACAAGAACCACGCCCATCACATCGAGGTGGTGGTGGATCGCCTGGTGGCCCGCGAGGGCATCGAGGAGCGGCTCAACGACTCCCTGCGCACGGCCCTCAAGCGCGGCGATGGTCTGGCCCTGGTGGAGGTGGTGCCAAAGACCGGGGAGGAGCTGCCGGATGGGGTGGAGAGGGAACGGCTCTACTCGGAGAACTTCGCCTGCCCGGTGCACGGCGCCGTGATGGAGGAGCTCTCACCGCGGCTGTTCTCCTTCAACAGCCCCTATGGCGCCTGCCCCGACTGCCACGGCATCGGCCATCTGCGCACGTTCACGGCCCAGCGGGTGATTCCCGATCCCTCTCTGCCGGTGTATGCCGCCGTGGCCCCCTGGGCCGAGAAGGACAACGCCTATTACTTCTCCCTGCTCTACTCCGTGGGGGAGGCCTTCGGCTTCGAGATCAAGACCCCCTGGAACCAGCTCAGCGAGGAGCAGCAGACGGTGCTGCTGCACGGCTCAAAGGAGCCGATTGCCATCCAGGCGGACAGCCGCTACCGCAAGGCCCAGGCCTATGAGCGGCCGTTCGAGGGGATCCTGCCGATCCTGGAGCGCCAGCTGCGTGACGCCAGCGGTGAGGCGGTGCGCCAGAAGCTGGAGAAGTACCTGGAACTCGTGCCCTGCGCCAGTTGCCATGGTCTGCGCCTGAAGCCCGAGGCCCTGGCGGTGAGGGTGGGGCCGTTCCGGATCCATGAGCTCACCAGCAGCAGCGTGGGGGAGAGCCTGCGCCGCATCGAGCAGCTGATGGGCGTTGGTGAGAGCGAGGGGGCGGAGCCGCTGCTCAGTCCGCGGCAGATCCAGATCGGCGATCTGGTGCTGCGGGAGATCCGCATGCGGCTGAAGTTCCTGCTCGATGTGGGGCTCGACTACCTCAGCCTCGATCGTCCGGCCATGACCCTCTCCGGGGGCGAGGCCCAGCGGATCCGTCTGGCCACCCAGATCGGTGCCGGTCTCACCGGGGTGCTCTATGTGCTGGATGAGCCCAGCATCGGCCTGCACCAACGGGACAACGACCGCCTGCTGGCCACCCTGCTGAAGCTGCGCGACCTCGGCAACACCCTGATCGTGGTGGAGCACGACGAGGACACGATCCGTGCCGCTGACCACCTCGTGGACATCGGCCCCGGCGCCGGTGTGCACGGCGGCAGGATCGTGGCGGAAGGCCAGCTCCAGGACCTGCTGGAGGCCCCCGATTCCCTCACCGGGGCCTACCTCAGTGGGCGCCGTGCGATTCCCACACCCGCCGAGCGCCGCCAGGGGGGCTCCCGCCGCATCGCTCTGGTGGGCTGCGAGCGCAACAACCTCGATGGTTTTTGCGTGGATGTGCCCCTGGGCCGGCTGGTGTGCGTCACCGGCGTGAGTGGCAGCGGCAAGAGCACCCTGGTGAACGAGCTGCTGCACCCCGCCCTGGAGCACAAGCTCGGCCTCAAGGTGCCGTTCCCCGCCGGCCTGGCCGAGTTGCGGGGCATCAAGGCGATCGACAAGGTGATCGTGATCGACCAGAGCCCGATCGGCCGCACGCCCCGCTCCAACCCGGCCACGTACACGGGTGCCTTCGATCCGATCCGCCAGGTGTTCGCCGCCACGGTGGAGGCCAAGGCCCGCGGCTATCAGGTGGGTCAGTTCAGCTTCAACGTCAAGGGTGGCCGCTGCGAGGCCTGCAGCGGCCAGGGGGTGAACGTGATCGAGATGAATTTCCTGCCTGATGTCTATGTGCAGTGCGACGTGTGCAAGGGCGCCCGCTACAACCGCGAGACCCTGCAGGTGACGTACAAGGGCCACACCATCGCCGAGGTGCTGCAGATGACGGTGGAGCAGGCCGCCGAGGTGTTCAGCGCCATCCCCCAGGCGGCCGATCGCCTGCGCACCCTGGTGGATGTGGGCCTGGGCTACGTGAAGCTGGGGCAGCCGGCCCCCACCCTGTCCGGGGGCGAGGCCCAGCGGGTGAAGCTGGCCACCGAGCTCTCGCGGCGGGCCACCGGCAAGACCCTCTATCTGATCGATGAGCCCACCACGGGTCTCAGCTTCTACGACGTGCACAAGCTGATGGAGGTGATGCAGCGGCTGGTGGACAAGGGCAACTCGATCCTGGTGATCGAGCACAACCTCGATGTGATCCGCTGCGCCGACTGGGTGATTGACCTCGGTCCCGAAGGCGGCGACCGCGGTGGCTCCATCGTGGTATGCGGCACCCCGGAGCAGGTGGCGGAGCACCCCACCAGTCACACGGGGCACTACCTGCGCCATGTGCTGGCCCAGCATCCAGCCGAGGCCCGGGCGGCGTGTGCCGGGGCTGCCTGA
- a CDS encoding oxidoreductase, with protein MPWTATDIPDQSGRVALVTGASSGLGLETARALLARGALVVLGCRSSARAERARQELLPAVAEGGAVDVLCLDLADLHAVAAAAEQLGERYGRLDLLINNAGVMGLPRSLSHDGFELQFGTNHLGHFALTQRLLPLMRAQRDARVVTVTSGAQYFGRIAFDDLQGEQHYDRWQAYGQSKLANVMFALELQQRLEAEGSEVISLAAHPGVARTNLQPASVAASGSRIEPLAYRLMGPLFQSAAMGALPQLYAATAADASPGGHYGPDQWGGMRGWPTAVRVAPAALDASQRQRLWQRSEELVAEVMQRRPVVAAT; from the coding sequence ATGCCCTGGACCGCCACTGACATCCCGGACCAGTCGGGTCGCGTTGCCCTGGTGACGGGTGCCAGCAGTGGCCTGGGCCTGGAGACGGCCCGGGCCCTGCTGGCCCGGGGGGCTCTGGTGGTGCTCGGTTGCCGTTCCAGTGCCCGGGCCGAGCGCGCCCGGCAGGAGTTGCTGCCCGCGGTGGCCGAGGGCGGGGCCGTGGACGTGCTCTGCCTTGACCTTGCCGATCTGCACGCCGTGGCCGCGGCGGCTGAGCAGCTGGGCGAGCGCTACGGGCGCCTGGATCTGCTGATCAACAACGCTGGCGTGATGGGCCTGCCCCGCAGCCTCAGCCACGATGGCTTCGAGCTCCAGTTCGGCACCAATCACCTCGGCCACTTCGCCCTCACCCAGAGGCTGCTGCCGCTGATGCGGGCCCAGCGGGATGCCCGGGTGGTCACGGTCACCTCCGGTGCCCAGTACTTCGGTCGCATCGCCTTCGACGACCTGCAGGGCGAGCAGCACTACGACCGCTGGCAGGCCTACGGCCAGAGCAAGCTCGCCAACGTGATGTTTGCCCTCGAACTGCAGCAGCGGCTTGAGGCGGAGGGCTCGGAGGTGATCTCCCTGGCGGCCCACCCCGGCGTGGCCCGCACCAATCTGCAGCCCGCCTCGGTGGCGGCCAGTGGCTCGCGGATCGAGCCGCTGGCCTACCGGCTGATGGGCCCCCTGTTCCAGAGTGCGGCCATGGGCGCCCTCCCCCAGCTCTATGCCGCCACCGCGGCCGATGCCAGCCCTGGCGGCCACTACGGCCCCGACCAGTGGGGCGGCATGCGGGGCTGGCCCACGGCGGTGCGGGTGGCCCCGGCCGCCCTCGACGCCAGCCAGCGGCAGCGGCTGTGGCAGCGCAGCGAGGAGCTGGTGGCGGAGGTGATGCAGCGCCGTCCCGTCGTGGCCGCCACCTGA
- a CDS encoding alpha/beta fold hydrolase, protein MLRRFLPALASLPLLLGAAPVRAIDEVVLQLPLIDFGFTVRLSEFENPERFWAGTSDLAELNRATNGAVDRQMRAIFDTPLPVQTRDVVSQAAGSPLLQQVLLAASALGQVDGLPLDASGQELTEVLNRASTDGQITLYTLLRAIPGESVTVDLPGAVASLQRLTRQQSQARALVESVPAASVAPARSAPGSRPVRRRVRTMAAPHRDTPLEVVLVEPSSGANGRVVVISHGLWDSPEAFEGWASHLASHGYSVALPNHPGSDATQQKAMLSGQTPPPGPEELRLRPLDVSAVIDGMEASRVVVLGHSWGATTALQLAGTQPSSRLLLERCDDLGDPERNISWVLQCSFLSSADQASLADPRVIAVMAVSAPASLLFDYGAGAGMQARALVVTGSRDWVVPPDPEALDLVPPVLRFGHQLVAADGGDHFNLRAEAGGNGGPLRGLVLAWSDAAFAAGAAAKPALQAPPLLGPGGWGNTDIPLILMPSPTP, encoded by the coding sequence ATGTTGCGCCGTTTTCTGCCAGCCCTGGCCTCCCTCCCCCTGCTGCTCGGGGCAGCCCCCGTCCGGGCCATCGACGAGGTGGTGCTGCAGCTGCCTTTGATCGACTTCGGTTTCACCGTGCGGCTCAGCGAATTCGAGAATCCAGAACGTTTCTGGGCCGGCACCAGCGACCTGGCTGAACTGAACCGTGCCACCAATGGGGCCGTGGACCGGCAGATGCGGGCCATCTTCGACACGCCGTTGCCGGTGCAGACCCGCGACGTGGTGAGCCAGGCCGCCGGATCGCCCCTGCTTCAGCAGGTGTTGCTGGCAGCCTCAGCCCTCGGCCAGGTGGATGGACTGCCGCTCGACGCCTCCGGGCAGGAGCTCACCGAGGTGCTGAACCGGGCCAGCACCGACGGCCAGATCACCCTCTACACGCTGCTGCGGGCCATCCCCGGCGAGTCGGTCACCGTGGATCTCCCGGGCGCCGTGGCCAGTCTGCAGCGGCTGACCCGGCAGCAGAGCCAGGCCCGGGCCCTGGTGGAGAGCGTTCCAGCGGCCAGCGTGGCGCCGGCACGCAGCGCCCCTGGATCCCGACCGGTGCGGCGCAGGGTGCGCACCATGGCCGCACCCCACCGCGACACACCGCTGGAGGTGGTGCTCGTGGAGCCCAGCTCGGGGGCCAATGGCCGCGTGGTGGTGATCTCCCATGGCCTCTGGGACAGTCCGGAGGCCTTCGAGGGCTGGGCCTCCCATCTCGCCAGCCATGGCTACAGCGTGGCCCTGCCGAACCACCCCGGCAGCGACGCCACGCAGCAGAAGGCGATGCTCTCGGGTCAGACGCCCCCTCCGGGGCCCGAAGAGCTGCGGCTGCGGCCCCTGGATGTCTCGGCGGTGATCGATGGCATGGAAGCCTCCAGGGTGGTGGTGCTGGGCCATTCCTGGGGGGCCACCACGGCCCTGCAGCTGGCCGGCACGCAACCCAGTTCCAGGTTGCTGCTGGAGCGCTGCGACGACCTCGGCGATCCAGAGCGCAACATCAGCTGGGTGCTGCAGTGCAGCTTTCTCAGCTCCGCCGATCAGGCGAGTCTCGCGGATCCGCGGGTGATCGCGGTGATGGCGGTGAGTGCCCCCGCCAGTCTGCTCTTCGACTACGGCGCCGGGGCAGGGATGCAGGCCAGGGCCCTGGTGGTGACCGGCAGCCGTGACTGGGTGGTGCCCCCGGATCCGGAAGCACTGGATCTGGTTCCCCCGGTGCTGCGGTTCGGCCATCAGCTCGTGGCGGCCGACGGCGGCGATCACTTCAATCTGCGGGCTGAGGCTGGCGGCAACGGTGGTCCGCTGCGCGGCCTGGTGCTGGCCTGGAGCGATGCTGCCTTTGCGGCCGGTGCAGCGGCGAAGCCAGCACTCCAGGCGCCCCCCCTGCTGGGGCCTGGAGGCTGGGGCAACACCGACATCCCGCTGATCCTGATGCCGAGCCCCACCCCCTGA
- a CDS encoding rhodanese-like domain-containing protein, with translation MARLDLLAPALAALSVLVLAGCGHDARQALSLEGRYQSLRLMQFAAVPDITPAQVQEWRAAGRPLVLVDVREPRERQVSTLPGAISQEEFEANPQRHRSSLVVPYCTIGLRSGLYGQQLQQQGFQVRNLAGSAMAWAHAELLFEHQGQPTRRLHVYSPDWNMLPRGYEAVADR, from the coding sequence ATGGCACGCCTCGACCTGCTGGCCCCGGCCCTGGCGGCGTTGAGCGTGCTGGTGCTGGCCGGCTGCGGCCACGATGCCCGCCAGGCCCTCAGCCTTGAAGGTCGCTACCAGAGCCTGCGCCTGATGCAGTTTGCCGCCGTGCCTGACATCACCCCCGCCCAGGTGCAGGAGTGGCGCGCTGCAGGACGCCCCCTGGTGCTGGTGGATGTACGCGAACCGAGGGAGCGCCAGGTGTCCACCCTGCCCGGCGCCATCAGCCAGGAGGAGTTCGAGGCCAACCCCCAGCGCCACCGCTCCAGCCTGGTGGTGCCCTACTGCACGATCGGGCTGCGCAGCGGTCTGTACGGTCAGCAGCTGCAGCAGCAGGGCTTCCAGGTGCGCAATCTGGCCGGCAGTGCCATGGCCTGGGCCCACGCCGAGCTGCTGTTCGAGCATCAGGGCCAGCCGACCCGGCGCCTGCACGTCTACAGCCCCGACTGGAACATGCTGCCCCGGGGCTACGAAGCGGTGGCTGACCGCTGA
- the recN gene encoding DNA repair protein RecN, whose translation MLTALRLENIALIEQLELGFSSGLTVLTGETGAGKSILLDALDALLGGSPGGSATRLLRSGSTRARIEACFSLSPPLELWLAAQELEEADEDEIVLAREWRWSEGRLSSRHRLNGVAINRSQLQELRPLLLDLTVQGQTQQLARPGQQRRWLDRFGGPSLQQTLAAAATAWRDWKQALTALELARQAAEQQQQQRAGQQACLAELEAAGLEDPTERQRLEREQDRLAHGVRLQEGVMTLLGRLLEGAEGAPSVLDHLASCEPEWQAMEQCDGSLAELRGRAAELLLLTQELVRDLDRYGGLLESDPASLATLQSRIHALKSLERRHGQDLEGLIALRDRLGERLSPSGRGSSLEALEARELEARRRRDAAHRALSEERRRAAASLDGEMLEALRPMGLANVRFSAAIEAAEPGEAGADRVQFLFSANPGQPLAPLAEVASGGEMSRFLLALKTCLAAADAHVTLLFDEIDSGVSGRVSGAMASLLRRLARQRQVFCVTHQPLVAAAADHHFQVSKEVVAGMTHTRVSLLRDTQARQAELAELAGGEGGEARSYAASLLQQGSAAQRGSEG comes from the coding sequence GTGCTCACGGCCCTGCGCCTGGAGAACATCGCCCTGATTGAGCAGCTCGAGCTTGGCTTCAGCTCCGGCCTCACCGTGCTCACCGGTGAAACCGGTGCCGGAAAGTCGATTCTGCTCGATGCCCTCGATGCCCTGCTGGGGGGTTCCCCTGGCGGCTCGGCCACGCGGCTGCTGCGCTCCGGCTCGACCCGGGCCCGCATCGAGGCCTGCTTTTCACTCTCCCCTCCCCTCGAGCTCTGGCTGGCGGCCCAGGAGCTGGAGGAGGCCGACGAGGACGAGATCGTGCTGGCCAGAGAGTGGCGCTGGAGCGAGGGGAGGCTCAGCAGCCGCCACCGGCTCAACGGTGTGGCCATCAACCGCTCCCAGTTGCAGGAGCTGCGCCCCCTGCTGCTCGACCTCACCGTGCAGGGCCAGACCCAGCAGCTGGCCCGTCCTGGTCAGCAACGGCGCTGGCTCGACCGTTTCGGCGGCCCGAGCCTGCAGCAGACCCTGGCGGCCGCAGCCACGGCCTGGCGTGACTGGAAGCAGGCCCTCACGGCCCTGGAGCTGGCGCGGCAGGCCGCCGAGCAGCAGCAGCAACAGCGAGCGGGCCAGCAGGCGTGCCTGGCCGAGCTGGAGGCGGCTGGCCTCGAGGATCCAACCGAGCGCCAGCGCCTCGAGAGGGAACAGGACCGACTGGCCCATGGAGTGCGGCTGCAGGAGGGCGTGATGACCCTGCTGGGCCGGCTGCTCGAGGGCGCTGAGGGCGCCCCTTCCGTGCTGGATCACCTGGCGTCCTGTGAGCCGGAGTGGCAGGCGATGGAGCAGTGCGATGGCTCTCTCGCCGAGCTGCGCGGCCGGGCGGCGGAGCTTCTGCTGCTCACCCAGGAGCTGGTGCGTGACCTCGATCGCTATGGCGGTTTGCTGGAGAGCGATCCGGCCAGCCTGGCCACCCTCCAGAGCCGCATCCACGCGCTCAAGAGTCTCGAACGCCGCCATGGGCAGGACCTGGAAGGATTGATCGCCCTGCGCGATCGCCTGGGCGAACGGCTCTCCCCCTCGGGCCGGGGCAGCTCCCTGGAGGCGTTGGAGGCCCGGGAGCTGGAGGCGCGCCGCCGCCGCGATGCCGCCCACCGGGCGCTGAGCGAGGAGCGGCGCCGGGCTGCGGCCAGCCTCGATGGCGAGATGCTCGAGGCCCTGCGGCCGATGGGGCTGGCCAACGTGCGCTTCAGCGCGGCGATTGAGGCCGCCGAACCCGGTGAGGCCGGTGCCGACCGCGTGCAGTTTCTGTTCTCCGCCAACCCGGGCCAGCCTCTGGCACCCCTGGCGGAGGTGGCCTCCGGGGGGGAGATGAGTCGTTTTCTGCTGGCGCTCAAAACCTGCCTGGCGGCGGCCGATGCCCACGTCACCCTGCTGTTCGATGAGATCGACAGCGGCGTCAGCGGCCGGGTCAGCGGTGCCATGGCCTCCCTGCTGCGGCGCCTGGCCCGCCAGCGGCAGGTGTTCTGCGTCACCCACCAACCCCTGGTGGCAGCGGCTGCAGACCACCACTTCCAGGTGTCCAAGGAGGTGGTGGCCGGCATGACCCACACCCGGGTGTCCCTTCTGCGGGACACTCAGGCCCGCCAGGCGGAACTGGCGGAACTGGCCGGCGGGGAGGGCGGTGAGGCCCGCAGTTACGCGGCGAGCCTGCTGCAGCAAGGCAGTGCCGCGCAGCGCGGCAGCGAAGGCTGA